In the Candidatus Nitrosotalea sinensis genome, one interval contains:
- the mqnC gene encoding cyclic dehypoxanthinyl futalosine synthase, giving the protein MSQLTEQLHHSEIGDILENSLAGNKPGLDDCKRLLDSEDVHLMGLVAGYLTRKKFGKRSSFVNNMILNYTNVCITDCKFCAFYRPPGHEESYTVTLDKIESRVKAAWEMFGITQVMFQGGHNPSLRIEYFEDAFRLIRKKFPKVGVHGLSASEVDMISKVEHTSTKEVLSRLKDSGMQSIPGAGAEILVDSVKQIISPKKISSNTWLRIMEEAHNLGIPASATMMYGHVETRDDVAEHFMKIAKLQEKTNGFMAFIPWSFEPNNTLMQKQDTVKYPAGGTQLLKMIAISRIMYNDLISHIQSSWLTNGVAMAQMALQYGADDFGGTLLGEEVVSCTGARSTELTGSRIIQAVKQIGYEVEERDNFYNVVRTY; this is encoded by the coding sequence TTGAGTCAACTAACCGAGCAGCTACATCATTCTGAAATTGGTGACATTTTGGAAAATTCTCTTGCAGGAAATAAACCGGGATTAGATGATTGTAAAAGGTTGCTGGATTCAGAAGATGTGCATTTGATGGGACTTGTTGCAGGATACTTGACAAGGAAGAAGTTTGGAAAACGCTCTTCTTTTGTAAATAATATGATTCTAAATTATACCAATGTTTGTATCACTGATTGTAAATTCTGTGCATTTTACAGACCTCCTGGTCATGAAGAATCATACACTGTTACACTTGACAAGATAGAATCTAGAGTAAAAGCTGCTTGGGAGATGTTTGGGATTACACAAGTTATGTTTCAAGGAGGACACAATCCTTCACTTCGAATTGAATATTTTGAAGATGCATTTAGACTGATACGAAAAAAATTCCCAAAGGTTGGAGTTCATGGATTGTCAGCATCTGAAGTTGATATGATTTCCAAAGTTGAACATACCAGCACAAAAGAAGTATTGTCTAGGCTCAAGGACTCTGGAATGCAATCCATCCCTGGTGCAGGTGCAGAGATTTTGGTTGATTCTGTAAAACAGATTATCAGCCCAAAGAAAATTTCTAGCAATACTTGGCTTAGGATAATGGAAGAAGCTCACAATCTTGGAATTCCTGCATCTGCTACAATGATGTATGGTCATGTAGAAACAAGAGATGATGTAGCAGAACACTTTATGAAAATTGCAAAGCTCCAAGAAAAAACAAATGGGTTTATGGCCTTTATTCCATGGAGTTTTGAACCTAATAATACTTTGATGCAAAAACAAGACACTGTAAAATACCCTGCTGGAGGCACACAGCTCTTGAAGATGATTGCAATATCTAGAATAATGTACAATGATTTGATTTCTCACATACAATCTTCTTGGCTTACAAATGGTGTTGCAATGGCGCAGATGGCATTACAATATGGAGCAGATGATTTTGGCGGTACATTGCTTGGAGAAGAAGTGGTATCATGCACTGGTGCTCGTTCTACCGAACTCACAGGATCACGAATAATACAAGCAGTAAAGCAAATAGGGTATGAAGTAGAGGAACGAGATAATTTCTATAATGTTGTTAGAACCTATTAG
- a CDS encoding menaquinone biosynthesis decarboxylase, translated as MPIEDLVEFIEKLENAGELKIVKTQVDANLEISEILSRVMYSNGPAILFENVKNYDMPVLGNAFGSMKRLEIGLEMNDFTEIGQRISDMTRMEMPTGIFDKLRKLPELSKMTDIAPKLQKNGPVTEVIENTPSFGKIPILKSWPKDAGRFITFGLIATKHPETGVRNLGVYRMQIIDDTHALMHWQKHKRGAHHYDIKKETGNKIEAAIIIGSDPATVFSAVAPVPEGLDKYVFAGITRKTGIKTVKCKTVDLEVPANAEIVLEGYVDPSDIRTEGPFGDHTGYYTPPEPYPTFTLTGVMRKQKPVYLTTIVGKPILEDAYIGKVIERSFLPLIRMFHPEVVDFSMPASGWFQGMAIISIKKRYPGQAKKVMMGLWGMGQLALTKFFVVVDEDINVHDLNDVVWAITTRADAARDTIIINNTPTDTLDPASPFVNLGSKLGIDATQKTKEEGYQREIQELVRSDESTKKKVDSRWSEYGI; from the coding sequence GTGCCTATTGAGGATCTTGTAGAGTTTATAGAAAAACTGGAAAATGCAGGAGAACTCAAAATAGTAAAGACCCAAGTTGATGCAAATCTAGAGATTTCCGAGATTCTCAGCAGAGTGATGTACTCAAACGGTCCTGCCATTCTTTTTGAAAATGTAAAAAATTATGATATGCCCGTACTTGGAAATGCATTTGGTTCCATGAAAAGACTTGAGATTGGATTAGAGATGAATGATTTCACAGAGATTGGACAAAGAATTTCAGACATGACAAGAATGGAAATGCCTACCGGAATTTTTGACAAATTAAGAAAACTTCCAGAGCTCTCAAAGATGACAGACATTGCACCAAAACTCCAAAAAAACGGTCCAGTTACAGAAGTAATAGAAAATACTCCGTCATTTGGAAAAATTCCAATACTAAAATCATGGCCAAAAGATGCTGGCAGATTTATTACATTTGGATTGATTGCTACCAAGCATCCAGAGACTGGCGTGAGAAATTTAGGAGTCTACAGAATGCAGATTATAGATGATACCCATGCTCTCATGCATTGGCAGAAACACAAGCGTGGTGCACATCATTACGACATAAAAAAAGAGACAGGAAATAAAATTGAAGCTGCGATAATAATTGGTTCAGATCCTGCCACAGTATTTTCAGCCGTAGCACCAGTGCCAGAGGGACTTGACAAGTATGTCTTTGCCGGAATTACAAGAAAAACCGGAATCAAGACCGTCAAATGTAAAACAGTGGATCTTGAAGTTCCAGCAAATGCAGAAATTGTATTAGAAGGATATGTAGATCCATCAGACATTAGAACAGAGGGACCATTTGGTGATCATACCGGATATTACACTCCCCCTGAGCCATATCCAACCTTTACACTTACAGGAGTAATGAGAAAACAAAAGCCAGTGTATCTCACAACCATAGTTGGAAAACCAATTTTAGAAGACGCATATATTGGCAAGGTGATAGAACGCTCCTTCTTGCCTTTGATAAGAATGTTCCATCCAGAGGTGGTAGATTTTTCAATGCCCGCTTCAGGTTGGTTCCAAGGAATGGCAATAATTTCAATCAAAAAGAGGTATCCGGGACAGGCAAAAAAAGTAATGATGGGTTTATGGGGAATGGGCCAGCTTGCACTTACCAAGTTTTTCGTAGTGGTAGACGAGGACATCAATGTCCACGATTTGAACGACGTAGTATGGGCAATTACTACAAGGGCAGATGCTGCAAGAGATACAATAATAATCAACAACACCCCCACAGATACGCTTGACCCTGCTTCCCCCTTTGTTAATCTAGGATCAAAACTTGGAATAGATGCAACCCAAAAAACAAAAGAGGAAGGATACCAGAGAGAAATTCAAGAACTTGTAAGATCTGATGAATCTACAAAGAAGAAAGTGGATTCAAGATGGTCAGAGTATGGCATCTAA
- a CDS encoding DNA-binding protein: MSTDAQNEAKDTVFIGKKPIMAYVTSALIQLANNPQVVIKARGLSIGRAVDVAQIIARRTDNTGYSIGQVKIGSEQLQSLDGRSRNVSTIEIEVKKNA; the protein is encoded by the coding sequence ATGAGTACAGACGCACAAAATGAAGCAAAAGATACTGTCTTTATAGGAAAAAAGCCAATTATGGCATATGTAACCTCTGCACTCATTCAACTTGCTAATAATCCACAAGTTGTAATAAAAGCACGAGGACTAAGCATAGGTAGAGCAGTAGATGTTGCACAAATAATTGCACGCAGAACTGATAACACGGGATATTCTATAGGACAAGTCAAGATAGGATCTGAACAACTCCAGTCTTTGGATGGTCGTTCAAGAAACGTATCTACTATAGAAATAGAAGTAAAGAAAAATGCATAA
- the aroD gene encoding type I 3-dehydroquinate dehydratase, producing the protein MATKVCVTIAATNPAKVVNELKKALVKSDYAELRLDFLKPSKIPFCLTLSKKYLDRCVCTLRPKTEGGKFSGTEKERISILKLIAEFEPHLLDVEYNTLRKNKELEKYFKSAKIQTLVSWHDFEKTPDMQTLRSMLKNMSKFSKNIKIVTTAKTIDDTIRILSIYKTAGKTNLIAFAMGDYGRMSRILCTKLGSPYTYVSLGKPVAPGQFSLREMRTILALEGKN; encoded by the coding sequence ATGGCAACCAAGGTCTGCGTAACAATTGCAGCAACAAATCCGGCTAAAGTTGTCAATGAGCTAAAGAAAGCTCTTGTCAAGTCAGATTATGCAGAACTCAGGTTAGATTTTTTAAAACCAAGTAAAATTCCTTTTTGTTTAACATTATCCAAGAAATATCTAGACAGATGCGTGTGCACACTACGACCGAAAACTGAAGGCGGTAAATTTTCAGGAACTGAAAAAGAGAGGATCTCCATATTAAAATTAATTGCAGAGTTTGAACCACATCTACTTGATGTAGAATACAACACATTGAGAAAGAACAAAGAACTTGAAAAATATTTCAAAAGTGCCAAGATACAGACATTGGTGTCATGGCATGATTTTGAAAAGACTCCAGACATGCAAACTCTTAGGTCAATGCTCAAAAACATGTCAAAGTTTTCAAAAAATATCAAGATAGTGACCACTGCAAAGACAATTGATGATACAATACGAATTCTTTCCATCTACAAGACTGCCGGAAAGACAAACCTCATTGCATTTGCCATGGGAGATTATGGAAGAATGTCAAGAATATTGTGTACAAAACTTGGAAGTCCCTATACGTATGTGTCGCTAGGCAAACCTGTAGCTCCAGGACAATTCAGTCTTAGAGAGATGCGAACGATATTAGCCCTTGAAGGCAAAAATTAG
- a CDS encoding DNA-methyltransferase, which produces MWKSNSIIVSDSRDLSKLSANKVALTVTSPPYHNAINYQEHQDTDGWYRGTVTTSLEEWIEDMRKVFSEVYRVTKPGGFCCIVIGNEIIENKNKLPLPALLLVELTKKEIGWNFFEEIIWNKVTGGKKRFRVTVQHPYPTYYYPNIMHEQILILRKLPFHNIKDKKSKLIINDLMKKEIANSVWHIAPMPPSYRKFHPAAFPEEIPYRLIQLYSNVGDLVLDPFVGSGQTTKMARFLNRKYIGVDKSPKYVKIAQKRTLEKPSLRKLQLVPNWKVPEPL; this is translated from the coding sequence ATGTGGAAATCAAATTCCATCATTGTGTCTGATTCTAGAGATCTTTCCAAGTTATCTGCAAACAAAGTAGCACTGACTGTTACTTCTCCACCATATCATAACGCGATAAACTATCAGGAACATCAAGATACTGATGGCTGGTATCGTGGAACCGTAACAACATCTCTAGAGGAATGGATTGAGGATATGAGAAAAGTCTTCTCTGAGGTGTATCGTGTGACAAAACCTGGAGGGTTTTGTTGCATTGTTATAGGGAATGAAATAATAGAAAATAAAAACAAACTACCGCTTCCAGCATTATTGCTTGTCGAGTTGACAAAAAAAGAGATTGGCTGGAATTTTTTTGAAGAAATAATCTGGAATAAAGTGACAGGTGGAAAAAAAAGATTTAGAGTTACAGTACAACATCCGTATCCGACATACTATTATCCAAACATAATGCATGAACAAATCTTAATTCTGCGTAAGCTTCCGTTTCATAACATCAAGGATAAAAAGAGTAAATTGATCATTAATGATTTGATGAAAAAAGAAATTGCGAATTCTGTGTGGCACATTGCACCTATGCCTCCAAGCTATAGGAAATTCCATCCTGCTGCATTTCCGGAAGAAATTCCATATCGTCTAATACAACTCTACAGTAATGTTGGTGATCTTGTACTAGATCCATTTGTTGGAAGCGGACAGACTACTAAAATGGCGAGATTTCTAAACCGGAAGTATATTGGAGTAGATAAATCTCCCAAATATGTCAAAATTGCTCAAAAAAGAACTCTTGAAAAACCGTCTCTTCGAAAGCTACAGCTTGTTCCTAATTGGAAAGTGCCTGAACCGTTATAA
- a CDS encoding 2-amino-3,7-dideoxy-D-threo-hept-6-ulosonate synthase: protein MVTGHQIRMNRILRNGKMLCIPMDHGISSGPLKGIENPYDLIYNCQHFGLTSVIINKGILKNLPKPTKIGLIVHFSGSTSLSVFPNRKMLTGSVEEALRLGADGVSLHINIGGKEEPEMIEQLGKIADDCHKWSMPLLAMMYPRGENVKNPHDPEIVGHVARIGAECGADIVKTLYTGDIDSFKKIVKSTPVPVVIAGGPKAKTDKDVLQMTEEAMEAGAKGVTYGRNIFEHKNPGKMTHALSAIIFRKETAKEAAKYLDQK from the coding sequence ATGGTAACAGGTCATCAAATTAGAATGAATCGTATTTTACGCAACGGCAAGATGCTCTGCATACCAATGGACCACGGCATATCCAGCGGTCCTCTAAAAGGAATTGAGAATCCTTACGACTTGATTTACAACTGTCAACATTTCGGACTTACTTCAGTCATAATCAATAAAGGAATTTTAAAAAATCTACCAAAACCAACTAAAATTGGGTTAATTGTACACTTTTCCGGCAGTACATCATTATCAGTATTCCCAAACAGAAAAATGCTCACAGGTTCAGTAGAAGAAGCATTAAGACTTGGTGCTGACGGAGTTTCACTCCACATCAACATAGGAGGAAAAGAAGAACCAGAGATGATAGAGCAACTTGGAAAAATTGCAGACGATTGTCACAAGTGGAGTATGCCCCTTTTGGCTATGATGTATCCAAGAGGTGAAAATGTAAAAAATCCACATGATCCAGAAATAGTCGGGCATGTTGCAAGAATAGGTGCAGAGTGTGGAGCAGACATTGTAAAGACATTATACACCGGAGATATTGATTCATTTAAAAAAATAGTAAAGAGCACCCCGGTACCAGTTGTCATAGCTGGTGGCCCAAAAGCAAAGACAGACAAAGATGTATTACAAATGACAGAAGAAGCAATGGAAGCAGGAGCAAAAGGAGTTACGTATGGAAGGAACATTTTTGAACACAAAAATCCTGGTAAGATGACCCATGCCCTTTCTGCAATAATATTCAGGAAAGAGACTGCAAAGGAAGCTGCAAAATATCTTGACCAAAAATAG
- the aroC gene encoding chorismate synthase, with protein MSTSSIGQRFIFTSFGESHGKCIGATVDGCPAGLKIEEKDIQEMLDLRKPGQSIITTQRKEEDKVEILSGVYNGHTTGAPITMIIWNKDQRSRDYDNLAIKPRPGHSDYPAFIKYNGFNDIRGGGRFSGRLTATFVMAGAIARKLLLETLGIETFSYTCKVGNVSMKKQATIGMKNSIYKNEVRCPDSKIAAKMREAILAVRRKGDSVGGVIESITMNLPVGLGEPIFGSLESDLSKAIFSIPAVKGIEFGSGFHGSTLQGSENNDEFIIKNGKIQTRTNNAGGILGGISTGMPLVLRVAFKPASSIAKKQRTVDLHTKKPSSLIVQGRHDPCVVPRAPPVVDSLVSVVLADHAIRAGFIPQVIK; from the coding sequence ATGTCTACAAGTAGCATAGGCCAACGTTTTATTTTTACAAGTTTTGGAGAAAGCCATGGAAAGTGCATAGGTGCCACAGTAGACGGCTGTCCAGCAGGATTGAAAATTGAGGAAAAGGACATTCAAGAAATGTTAGATTTACGCAAACCCGGTCAGTCAATTATCACAACCCAAAGAAAGGAAGAAGACAAGGTAGAGATTCTTTCAGGGGTATACAATGGACATACAACAGGAGCACCAATTACAATGATCATCTGGAACAAAGATCAACGATCACGCGATTATGACAATCTTGCAATCAAACCAAGACCAGGGCACTCTGACTATCCAGCTTTTATAAAATACAACGGGTTCAATGACATTCGCGGTGGAGGTAGATTTTCAGGAAGACTGACCGCCACATTTGTAATGGCAGGAGCAATAGCAAGAAAGCTTCTTTTGGAAACATTAGGAATTGAGACTTTTTCCTACACATGTAAGGTTGGAAATGTAAGTATGAAAAAACAAGCCACGATAGGTATGAAAAATTCAATATACAAAAATGAGGTGAGATGTCCTGATTCAAAGATTGCTGCAAAGATGCGTGAAGCAATTCTTGCAGTAAGACGCAAAGGCGATTCCGTTGGAGGAGTAATTGAATCGATTACAATGAATTTACCAGTAGGGTTAGGTGAACCAATTTTCGGTTCTCTAGAGTCAGATCTTAGTAAGGCTATTTTTTCAATTCCAGCTGTAAAGGGAATTGAATTTGGTTCCGGTTTTCATGGTTCTACTTTACAAGGTTCAGAAAATAATGATGAGTTCATAATTAAAAATGGAAAAATTCAAACAAGAACAAACAATGCTGGTGGAATTCTAGGAGGCATATCTACCGGCATGCCATTAGTTTTACGAGTAGCGTTTAAACCAGCTTCATCAATTGCAAAAAAACAAAGAACTGTTGATCTACATACAAAAAAACCCTCATCATTAATAGTACAAGGAAGACACGATCCATGTGTAGTTCCACGTGCACCACCTGTAGTTGATTCATTGGTATCAGTAGTACTGGCAGATCATGCAATAAGGGCAGGATTTATCCCTCAGGTCATAAAGTAA
- a CDS encoding 3-dehydroquinate synthase II, which produces MTKNRELIIAPKVSKGQISKFLSEIEKEGIHIVNIDPSDLKGIKTKVSTIHTTTSSDYVIVDKVTKIKGKKTGMKFKVLSNADIEKILQFAKQGLDFVIIEVKDWKIIPLENIIAKLHKVHTEIFAVANTPEEVRKMFSILEIGVDGVIFSTSSINEVKETLVYLGTKNFDLRPAKILEIKEVGNGERVCVDTASILGRGEGMLIGSRSNFLFLVHNESVGSSFTSPRPFRVNAGAVHCYTLSPDGTTNYLSELETGSEVLVVDSHGKARRATVGRSKIESRPMLMIKAQIDDEIGGIIAQNAETIRFVRPNGHLVSVTHLKKGDIVLAYAKPATGRHFGMEVDDEYIVEK; this is translated from the coding sequence TTGACCAAAAATAGAGAACTAATCATTGCTCCCAAAGTTTCAAAGGGACAGATTAGCAAATTCTTGTCAGAGATAGAAAAAGAAGGAATTCACATCGTGAATATAGATCCTTCCGACCTGAAAGGGATTAAAACCAAAGTTTCCACAATACATACAACAACAAGCTCTGATTATGTCATAGTAGACAAGGTAACCAAGATCAAAGGTAAGAAGACAGGGATGAAATTCAAAGTTCTTTCAAATGCAGATATTGAAAAAATATTACAGTTTGCAAAACAAGGATTAGATTTTGTCATAATAGAGGTGAAAGATTGGAAGATAATCCCCCTTGAGAACATCATTGCAAAGCTTCACAAAGTCCACACAGAAATATTTGCAGTAGCAAATACACCCGAAGAAGTTCGAAAAATGTTTTCAATATTAGAAATAGGTGTAGATGGAGTCATATTTTCAACTAGTTCAATAAATGAGGTAAAAGAGACACTGGTGTATCTTGGCACAAAGAATTTTGATCTACGACCTGCCAAGATTTTAGAAATAAAAGAAGTAGGAAATGGAGAACGAGTATGTGTAGATACTGCGTCCATACTAGGACGTGGTGAGGGTATGTTGATTGGAAGCAGATCAAATTTCCTATTCTTAGTACATAATGAATCAGTTGGTTCATCATTTACTTCACCTAGACCATTCAGGGTAAATGCAGGAGCGGTTCATTGTTATACACTATCTCCAGATGGAACAACAAATTATCTATCAGAGTTGGAAACGGGTTCAGAGGTTTTAGTAGTAGACTCTCATGGAAAGGCAAGAAGAGCTACAGTAGGTCGCTCAAAAATAGAGAGCAGACCCATGTTAATGATAAAAGCGCAAATAGATGATGAAATAGGAGGCATAATAGCACAAAATGCAGAAACCATCAGATTTGTGCGTCCAAACGGTCATCTAGTTTCAGTAACTCATCTAAAAAAAGGAGACATTGTCCTTGCGTATGCCAAACCTGCAACAGGCAGACATTTCGGTATGGAAGTAGACGACGAATACATTGTAGAAAAATAA
- the aroA gene encoding 3-phosphoshikimate 1-carboxyvinyltransferase: MKCKVDKSILTGVIACPPNKSYSHRSIFLASLANGKSILRNVLLSRDTLATVEACRAFGANIEINGSTVTIQSNGTIIPQTNQIDASNSGTTIRIATAIASLSDKTIILTGDSSLRKRPMQPLLDSLNALGVSTTSTDGKPPVAIRGKLIGGTTRISGSISSQFISALLIAGPKMKDGLTIDIDGDLVSKPYLDATIATMQKFGVAVNVISQYKRYHIPNQEYKATNFVVPSDFSSMALLLSAAVLVGQNMEIDASIGDLPQGDRQILTYLEKLGVKIKIADKITIISPDRLNGGKFDLSNNPDLLPPMAILALKTAKPIEIYNVKHARFKETDRIAILAKELTKVGIRVTEKEDGMILEAPETLKSAELESSEDHRLFMAFSIVGMVIGNCIVTDPDSVDVSYPTFVEDMKKIGANITI; the protein is encoded by the coding sequence ATGAAATGTAAAGTGGACAAATCAATACTCACAGGTGTCATAGCATGCCCTCCAAACAAGAGTTATTCCCATAGATCAATATTTCTCGCTTCACTTGCAAATGGAAAAAGCATTCTAAGAAATGTATTACTTTCCAGAGACACATTGGCAACAGTAGAAGCATGTAGAGCATTTGGGGCAAACATAGAGATCAATGGTTCTACAGTCACTATACAAAGCAATGGAACCATAATTCCACAAACTAATCAGATTGACGCATCAAATTCTGGCACTACCATCAGAATTGCAACTGCTATTGCTTCTCTCTCTGACAAAACAATAATCCTTACAGGAGATTCAAGTTTAAGAAAAAGACCTATGCAACCTTTACTTGATTCATTAAATGCATTAGGAGTATCCACCACATCAACAGATGGTAAACCCCCAGTGGCAATAAGAGGAAAATTAATTGGCGGGACAACACGAATATCAGGATCAATATCAAGTCAATTCATCTCAGCCCTTTTGATTGCAGGTCCAAAAATGAAAGATGGTTTAACAATAGATATTGATGGAGATCTAGTATCAAAACCATATCTTGATGCAACCATCGCCACCATGCAGAAATTTGGTGTTGCTGTTAATGTAATATCACAATACAAACGATATCACATACCAAACCAAGAATACAAAGCAACTAATTTTGTAGTTCCATCCGATTTCTCCAGCATGGCGCTTTTACTGTCTGCAGCAGTATTAGTGGGACAAAATATGGAAATTGATGCATCCATTGGAGATCTACCCCAAGGTGACAGGCAGATATTGACATATCTAGAAAAATTAGGAGTAAAAATAAAAATTGCAGACAAGATAACCATCATATCTCCAGATCGTCTAAATGGAGGAAAATTTGATCTTTCCAACAATCCAGACCTATTACCACCCATGGCAATATTGGCATTAAAGACAGCAAAACCTATCGAGATTTACAATGTAAAACATGCCAGATTCAAAGAAACTGACAGAATAGCAATCTTAGCCAAAGAACTCACAAAAGTAGGAATAAGAGTTACAGAGAAAGAAGATGGCATGATTCTTGAAGCCCCAGAAACTCTAAAGAGTGCAGAGCTAGAGTCGTCAGAGGATCATAGGCTTTTCATGGCATTTTCCATAGTAGGAATGGTCATTGGAAACTGTATTGTAACTGATCCTGATTCTGTAGACGTGTCATATCCAACATTTGTGGAAGACATGAAAAAGATTGGAGCAAACATAACAATCTGA
- a CDS encoding shikimate kinase produces the protein MNKVKASMHGAVSIVNAIATGKGATLGISLGIEAVVETQPGKGIVFENKESTLSSRLIRNVVETSVPKTELEKNKITIFVKSEIPSGYGLKSSSAISSIVSLACAKLFKPKATDLEILRDGVSASIKSKVSITGAFDDACACYFGGFVVTDNSNIKIIKSEKAPEDLTAVIFIPKSRKRGNVKKLKTLNGVFAQAWDLANKSDYWNAMILNGLATSAILGSDPKIITSLLENGALGASVSGNGPSIAAVVKNDKVSSIKKTFSSMEGSVIVSPISNKKAEVHEM, from the coding sequence ATGAATAAAGTTAAAGCTAGTATGCACGGTGCAGTATCTATAGTCAATGCCATAGCAACAGGAAAAGGTGCTACACTTGGAATATCATTAGGCATAGAAGCAGTAGTGGAAACTCAACCAGGAAAAGGCATAGTTTTTGAAAACAAAGAATCTACCCTTAGCTCTAGACTCATAAGAAATGTTGTTGAAACATCAGTGCCAAAAACAGAACTTGAAAAAAATAAAATAACAATTTTTGTCAAATCAGAAATTCCTTCAGGATATGGATTAAAGAGTTCAAGTGCAATATCTTCAATAGTATCTCTTGCATGTGCAAAACTTTTCAAGCCAAAAGCTACTGATCTTGAAATCCTCAGAGATGGGGTTAGCGCATCCATAAAATCCAAGGTTAGCATAACAGGCGCTTTTGATGATGCATGTGCATGTTATTTTGGAGGGTTTGTAGTAACAGACAACTCCAACATAAAGATCATCAAGTCAGAAAAAGCTCCAGAAGACTTGACTGCAGTAATATTCATACCAAAATCTAGAAAGAGAGGAAACGTGAAAAAATTAAAGACTCTAAATGGCGTTTTTGCACAAGCATGGGATCTTGCAAACAAATCAGACTATTGGAATGCAATGATACTCAATGGCTTGGCAACATCAGCTATCTTAGGATCTGATCCAAAAATCATAACAAGCCTATTGGAAAATGGAGCTCTTGGTGCATCAGTATCAGGCAATGGCCCTTCAATAGCTGCAGTAGTTAAAAACGACAAAGTTTCTAGCATAAAAAAGACATTTTCATCAATGGAAGGAAGTGTGATAGTATCACCAATCAGTAACAAAAAGGCTGAAGTCCATGAAATGTAA
- the aroE gene encoding shikimate dehydrogenase encodes MTKTYAVIGDPIDHSFSPALHNAAFLFLGLDCTYIAYRIPKGELEYGIEALKKINIAGFNVTIPHKVDMMKFLDDADDICKKVGATNTVINNEGIFKGYNTDVDGFIDPIKMRKIDSSGSDVLLIGAGGAARAIIVGFSNEKVRKITIANRTRQRADEMIRFAHSLGLESEYLDLESAGEEAGKYKFVVNATSIGLKGMGCPISTRNIGKNTIVYDIVYVPVETPLIEKSKSQGATIIYGWEMLLAQAMKSFQIWTGRPAPYEAMKLTLLGRF; translated from the coding sequence ATGACAAAGACATATGCAGTGATTGGTGATCCTATAGATCATTCATTCTCACCTGCACTCCATAATGCTGCATTCTTGTTTTTAGGTTTAGATTGTACATACATTGCATATAGAATCCCAAAGGGAGAATTAGAGTACGGCATAGAGGCTCTCAAAAAAATCAACATTGCTGGATTCAATGTTACAATTCCACACAAGGTAGACATGATGAAGTTTCTTGATGATGCTGATGACATTTGTAAGAAAGTCGGAGCCACAAATACTGTGATAAACAATGAAGGAATCTTCAAAGGATACAACACAGATGTAGACGGTTTTATAGATCCCATAAAGATGCGAAAAATTGATTCTAGTGGTTCAGACGTTTTATTAATAGGTGCAGGAGGTGCTGCCAGAGCTATAATAGTAGGATTCAGCAATGAGAAAGTCCGCAAGATAACGATTGCAAACAGAACACGCCAGAGAGCAGACGAAATGATTAGATTTGCACACAGTTTAGGATTAGAATCAGAATACCTGGATTTAGAATCAGCTGGAGAAGAGGCAGGCAAATACAAATTTGTCGTAAATGCAACATCAATAGGACTGAAAGGAATGGGCTGTCCAATTTCTACAAGAAACATAGGCAAAAACACCATAGTGTACGATATTGTATATGTGCCTGTAGAAACTCCCCTGATTGAGAAATCAAAGAGTCAAGGAGCGACCATCATATATGGGTGGGAAATGCTTCTTGCACAAGCAATGAAATCATTTCAGATTTGGACGGGTAGACCTGCTCCATACGAAGCTATGAAATTGACCTTACTTGGGAGATTTTAG